The genomic interval AGGCGTGAACCCCCCCCCtaaacaaagagacacagaaccCACTACcctcacagaaaaacacacttggTTTAGATGGCAGAAGGTCTCTTTTAGCTGTTGCAGTAGCTGACAGTCCAGTCTGCTGCCCAGCTGACAGTCTCTGTAGGGGAAACCTGCCCTCTGCAGGAGCCAGAAGAGAGTACGGGTCACATCTGAGCCACCGTATGCCAAACACAACCTGCAAAGTGAAACCGACAGATGGAAGTCAGTGTAACACAGATTAAAATTGCCACACTAAAAGCAACacaaatctatctatctgtaattattttttaatcaaacaattaCTATCGTCATGTAATGTATGTCACTGTTTTGGATTCCATGTTTTAACGGGACCCATTCTCACTGCAGCATAAAtatgaaaagattaaaaataaaaagttgttcTCCAGCCGACCTGGAGTTCCGGTGGGACACTCCGTCCTCTACACAGCAGAGGCTGGTCTTCTGGTCTCCTACATCCACGACACAAGCACTGCTTAACCCACTGCCAAATGTAGCACTCACCGACTCCTGGTGCACAATGATCGCTatagatcacacacacacacacacgcacacgcacacgcaacaGGAGAGAAAGTCAGTTGatggcaagagagagagaaaaaattagatTGGATGCTCGTGTGCAATACCTGAGAAGCCCATATTAAGCAGCAGCATGTTGACAACTTCCTTGATATGCTGCCTATTGTAGATATCAGGGACCAGAAGGATGCATCTGTAATACTGGAAACCAGTGGAAAAAGTGAGcattattgtttgtgtttatcttaTAATGTGAACTTTGATCTCATAGCCGAGGTTTACTGTGTCTGAGTTTTGAGGACCCTTGTATTTTTGAGTCTTGTTAATTCATCTTTGCTCGTTAAGTTACTTTGTGTGACAACTCTTCCTACAGAGGTGCTTCTAGGTAATGCTTAAGATTATGCCTGTATTCATCTAGTCCTTTTTTGTATTGAACTTTTATAAATAAGACAGTTATTGTGAGCCTCTCATTATCTGTTTTCTTccaacatttattatttttgacaaaatatcAACATGTTGCAGAGGAAAGAGGCAAAGCGATACAAGGAGGTGAGGAAGCTTCCCCTACCTTTAAATCTTTGAGGGGGATCTCAAGATGCTTTTGAAGGACGTGACTCCAAATGGCCTCAAGGTCAGACAGGACAGCGGTCAGTGAGCCTCCCGGTCCGGGGTGCACATTGAGCTGACCTCTGACTATAGGCCAGTGGATGTTGTAAGAGTCGGATGGATTCACATTAAGAGCCTGCAAGATGgaaaagtggagagagagagaaacagcaggATGAAGAAACATGTTTCTATGAGACAAAGACTTCGGGTAAATTGTTTCAGATGTcttaatttatttcaatgtaAGGAACTATGAACTCATTCAGAGAGATGCACTGACCTCCTCCCCTACTAGATGAGGAGGCTGGTGGGTTGTGTTGGTCCACTTCACCCTGGAGCCGCTGTCGAGTACTGCTGGGCGGATCTGACAATTATACGCTCTGgcctacatacatacatacacacacacacacacacacacacacacacacacaataagcaATAGATTTATCTATAAAGtactgcagatgaaaacaagacatttcTAGTTCTTACATCAGCAACAGATTTTCCgttgaaaaaaacacttctacaaaaaaacagcaaattaaaCCATTATTATTCACTGCAGCAGCTTTCATACCAAAGATGAAATTCAAACTGATTTACATTTCTGTGATCTGTGTCCTCGGTTCTCTCTCACATAAATATGGAATGGAATAACTTTGCAGTGAATATGTGCATAAATTctttcatgacacacacacgcacacacctgttCAGCAGACACAGGAGTCCTCCGCACTCCGTTGGACATCTTCTTGGACCAGATGGCCTGGTCGACCATTTTAAGTCCATTCTGCCTCTGTTCTTTACTCTCTGGTTTCTGGCAGACATCATGAAGATGCAACGAGGgacaatgaaaaatgacaatgaaatgaatTGGAACAGTGTAGTAAGACAGACTCAGAATAAAGATACTTTCTTAACTGGGGATGTAGCTGGTCAGGGTTAGATACGTACATTGAGACCTTCCCTCAGCAGCAAGGCATCTTCATATCTGGGCTGTCCACTTTGCTTGTGTCTGCGTGCTATCACATGTGGGATCATCACTGGAAGTGTGTCTGTTGCTCGGCCAATACGGAGTGTCCTTGAGCCAGGGTGGATGACAACTATAAAATTGCTCTGAATTTGCTGTAAGAAATGTAAGAAaggaaaacataaacatatatatgtggTCAGAATAAGCCGAACCATGTCAAACCAAACAGAAGCATCAAGTGATGTTGAGTACTGACACCGGGTGATGACGTCTGGCGGACAGTCTGCGTTTCAGTGCATCCCAAAGTTGTTGGATGCTGCTGAGGTCAGGGATGCCACATTTTGCTGCATGCTGTAGCATTAAGATTAATCTAAAAACGTGACAAATAGCCCAAGACAAAGTGTACACAACAGTATGTATATAGAGTATGacctcaacctttttttttaacatgacatTGGGCGTCAAACTTTGGGGGAAACGACTTTGTCAAAGCTACTGAGCAAGGAAGgagatttaaaagattttcaTCATTATGGTTTTGCTAAATTTGCACGACTATATATACGACTGATCCAAACCGGAAGTGATTAGGCCGTTAATCGATTTCTCAATGAGCACATACAAGTTAATGGatcacaaatattaaaaacgACATATCTTCTGCCTCGATCGAGTCTCACAGAGCTTTCTTCGTGATTTAACAGGAACCTTTGACATGTAGTTGAGTACACGATAGAAAGAACAAGAAACAGTTTTATTTGCTCCTTGTCGAGAAACCATTGGGTCTCAGTAGCGGATATTAAGCACCTTTTAATTTCAGAAGAAGGAAACGCGTCGAGTTACAGCAATGTAGACAAGTCGATCGGGCTCCATGATATAAATATGGGCAGCGGACAACAGCTCACCTCCTGAAGCGGGTCCGAGATGGCTGGTGGAGCGATGGGTCTCTTCACCCCgcgctgctgctccttctctttctctttctccttctctcgctccttctccttctccttcccgcTGTCCTGCTCCTTCTCAGCCTGAGTCATGGTCACCTTTTGTGTATATCAGGCGTCCACAGAGCCCGAGTTCATCAAGTCAGCGCCTGTACACCGGCCCAGAAGTCAACGACTAGCGAGGATCTTCCACCGACATGAGACGGTTGTTTGCATGGCAGACTCGCTACTTCCGTGTTTGGTCACATGGTACGACACAGCGATTTCTATTGGTCTAGAGTTTTTTCAACGACGggagttttagggccacattgagggaAACAAATTAAAGTCAGACTTCGACAATAAAGTCTTGATTTTactagaaaaaaaactacattttattcatcatgCAAATTAACAGCAACACAGGGAACAGACGTGAGCACGGGCAACAGATTTCTCTGgtattatttatgttattattatattattttatcatctatttattttgcatattatttattttattttattttttgacactcTTGTTTAATGTATCCTTTTGTGCCTCGGATGTTTTGTAAGGGTTAATATTAAGATCTTAATGacaaatattctgtatatgatctttgttcaataataaaaaatagtgGTGTGGTGCCACACTGGCATTTGGAACGACAATGTCATTTTAATCCACGTTAAAGCTTATTAAACTACGACTTtactctcataatattacgactttaatctcataacattttgactttattctcgtaatattacgactttaatctcgaagTCACACTTTTATTATTCttcctcaatgtggccctaaaactctGTCATAGTCGTCAGATTTGTTGCACCatgaaaacaaagtttttattagtttttattgtactttttccccccaacacaATAAGACATGGTGACACATCACATCCAGCAGCTGACCAATTGTTTATCAttaagttgaattgaattggaattttttaattgaattgaaatacatGAATACGTGATGGCGCTGGTCAAGGCAGATTACgataaactaaaatattaaaaagtgtgAATGGACTAATATATTGATTTATGACTCACAAAAAGTTTAtggtaaaaataattttagatGATAGTCAGATGATGAgtgattgttttatttaattcataatCAAACCATGTCAAACATAGGGAGTGTGATCTTTTTCCCCATATCAACATGTCATTTTAtgtgtattattaataatacatacaATATAATCAGAGGAATTGGATTAATTTTTATAGTATGTTTACCAAAGTATccaacaattaaaaaagatcAAAGTTGCATTTGTAACAGtcaaatcaaagtcaaaacaaattaaaacttCAGCAATAAGTTTTATCCGACCCTTAAacaaagcggtagacgatgaatcGATGAAGTTTTCATGTATgtaatttgtgttattgtgtcacATTTCTGAACTATTATGATGCTTATagtattattcttattctaacAGTATTATTATAAGGCTTTGTcttatatataattaataaaacttAATGTACATAAGACAAAAAGTATTATACATACtatacagtctgtgtgtgtgtgtgtgtgtgtgtgtgtgtgtgtgtgtgtgtatgaaccCAGCAGCACAGAAGAAACATGTAGagactgaaaatgaattattgatggagtggatgctgattgAGGGAGACAGAAACCGTGGCTGTCTTAAGCAGGAGTATtaattataagagctcaatataccCTATATATCAAGGAGATCTCTagttcgtttacacagatcaacaaggtggtccATGTATGGCaccccaagacaatctgcctgttcccggtctctgtagtgtatttagtttaggtaatgtcatctccctgcgactatgacacctcgagagagacttcagctgctcaatgattgttgtggcttgccacagacatgTTGActttgcttggtgcctgagaagactcgtcttaacagtttctcaggggaggatagacaaaattccacgacagaGACAACCTTCTGAGTGCAGGTCAGGTCAGGATGCTCCTCAACTGGTAACTAAAGAAGGTGTATTGGGTGGAGCAACCTGGCCAGACGACCCTTGCAGCTGAAGCAAGGATTGTAATAGAACTgaatacaacaaacaaagacattattTCTTCAATCTTCAACCCAAAAAAGAATTATACATTGTCTTTGTTGCTCATTTCTTTCATTGTGTTCACCTGCCTTGAAGCTGTTTACAATATCTACATAATGAACGACTGTCAGAGCAAAATAGATTACAGATCGACTACAGTATGCAGTGCTACAGAGACATGTATCGACCCTGTGGTGTCTAAGCAGGGGTTTTGGTAACTAAAATCATTTAAGTATATcctttgcaaaaaataaaacatatttttgcattttacaaaaCAGTAAGAATAATAAAAGAGTTCCCTATTCAGCTATTTACCCATCCTCTTTGCTTATCACACGTAAATCTACACATGCTCATTACTGATGCTCAAACAGAGGTGACCACATTTCTTACTGGTTGCACTTCTTTGGAAAAGCTTTTCTACAGCTTCTCTTAACTTGACTGTGCTCTTCTCA from Scophthalmus maximus strain ysfricsl-2021 chromosome 3, ASM2237912v1, whole genome shotgun sequence carries:
- the actr8 gene encoding actin-related protein 8 encodes the protein MTQAEKEQDSGKEKEKEREKEKEKEKEQQRGVKRPIAPPAISDPLQEQIQSNFIVVIHPGSRTLRIGRATDTLPVMIPHVIARRHKQSGQPRYEDALLLREGLNKPESKEQRQNGLKMVDQAIWSKKMSNGVRRTPVSAEQARAYNCQIRPAVLDSGSRVKWTNTTHQPPHLVGEEALNVNPSDSYNIHWPIVRGQLNVHPGPGGSLTAVLSDLEAIWSHVLQKHLEIPLKDLKYYRCILLVPDIYNRQHIKEVVNMLLLNMGFSAIIVHQESVSATFGSGLSSACVVDVGDQKTSLCCVEDGVSHRNSRLCLAYGGSDVTRTLFWLLQRAGFPYRDCQLGSRLDCQLLQQLKETFCHLNQDISGLQDHEFQTRFPESPALLYQVRLGDEKLQAPMGLFYPTTFGIVGQKMSSLQYRSQGDAEDPHDEHYLLATQSKQDQSSKSAGDRKGISRPGGALDGEMSSQGGIGDLSDLPRGCGSGGGGGGMQGEMELGPAQGELLMGAGDIDEPLSAHLSRKTAIMNQFESKALGLDKAILHSIDCCASDETKRKMYSSILVVGGGLMFPGAQEFLLHRIINKMPPSFRRLVDNVEVITRPKDMDPRLISWKGGSVLACLDTTQEMWIHQREWQRFGVRMLRERAAFVW